In Primulina huaijiensis isolate GDHJ02 chromosome 16, ASM1229523v2, whole genome shotgun sequence, a single genomic region encodes these proteins:
- the LOC140961008 gene encoding uncharacterized protein, protein MCKTAKKIWEKLIQLCERNEQTKENKLSVAVKKFDNIKMKTGESMHEYDERVSCIINELNALGNVYSNKEVVLKFVRGLPKEWDVKTMAMRELKDLSKVELHDLFADLKAYEFELQTREGEPSTPVAITALTAVRLEPTGSV, encoded by the coding sequence atgtgcaaaacagCTAAGAAAATATGGGAGAAATTGATACAGCTGTGTGAAAGAAACGAACAGACTAAAGAGAATAAGCTATCAGTTGCcgttaaaaaatttgataacatcaagatgaaaaCTGGAGAATCAATGCATGAATACGACGAAAGAGTCAGTTGCAttatcaatgagttaaatgcacttggaaatgtGTATTCCAACAAAGAGGTTGTACTGAAATTTGTCAggggtcttcccaaggaatgggatgttaagaccatggcGATGAGGGAGTTAAAGGACCTAAGCAAGGTTGAGCTCCATGACCTGTTTGCTGATCTGAAGGCTTATGAGTTTGAGCTGCAGACTAGAGAAGGAGAACCCTCAACCCCAGTAGCTATAACTGCTTTAACTGCTGTcagactggaaccaactggttcagtttaa